A region from the Chrysoperla carnea chromosome 4, inChrCarn1.1, whole genome shotgun sequence genome encodes:
- the LOC123297436 gene encoding gastrula zinc finger protein XlCGF71.1-like: protein MKRHLLYAHSEDNVKCPECCKEFPSTYGLNIHIWKLHKNSSGPRKKPYLCSTCGYTCECRAALKIHYERKHAEIRAYTCQICSKGFKTRTEHLRHVRFTHNTESRPNLKCTICEKQFKRRSALAYHMRYSHTTERRFNCTGCNKQFKTSGTLKIHMRIHTGERPYECKFCGKAFGQGSTLKTHMKVHATATSAAATTSTPGVAGATTNSVQQSNVMIDSTTANFLLNHS, encoded by the exons ATGAAG CGACATTTATTGTACGCGCACAGTGAAGACAACGTAAAATGTCCAGAATGTTGCAAGGAATTCCCATCAACATACGGCCTAAACATTCATATAtggaaattacataaaaattcatcGGGACCACGTAAAAAACCATACTTATGTTCAACATGCGGCTACACGTGTGAATGTCGTGCTGCACTAAAAATACATTACGAGCGTAAACATGCTGAAATACGTGCGTACACATGTCAAATATGTAGCAAAGGTTTTAAAACACGTACAGAACATTTACGACATGTACGATTTACACACAATACCGAATCACGACCAAATCTAAAATGTACCATTTGTGAGAAACAATTTAAACGTAGAAGTGCGTTAGCATATCATATGCGTTACTCACATACAACTGAACGTAGATTTAATTGTACAGGATgtaacaaacaatttaaaactaGTGGTACACTTAAGATACATATGCGTATTCATACGGGTGAGCGACCAtatgaatgtaaattttgtgGAAAAGCGTTTGGACAAGGGAGTACGTTGAAAACACATATGAAAGTACATGCTACAGCTACCAGTGCTGCTGCCACAACATCTACTCCAGGTGTAGCTGGtgcaacaactaactcagttcAACAATCAAATGTTATGATTGATTCAACTACAgctaattttttactaaatcattcataa
- the LOC123298928 gene encoding GATA zinc finger domain-containing protein 13-like, protein MSLTFTSVTKYDFDKICRTCLEFKQGMISICTSESDVLQMLQIFTTIKINENNELPTQICNDCIFKTYQTINFKKQCERSEQYLLELLNEQTNDDKKWFKNTTTDKDNTIENISIKSEKENELDIKDEPHQFKDNDDDVISDNDNNSMISSDDDNNDNDELKVLTDDSINVQYNNDNNRLSLRKARINWLQSLSTDQCDLRFYENGNYQRHMQRHQRDAK, encoded by the exons atgtccTTAACGTTCACATCGGTAACTAaatatgattttgataaaatatgtaGAACTTGTTTAGAATTCAAGCAAGGGATGATTTCCATCTGCACATCTGAATCAGATGTTTTACaaatgttacaaatttttacaacaattaag ataaatgaaaataatgaattacCGACACAAATTTGTaatgattgtatttttaaaacttaccaaacaattaattttaaaaaacagtgTGAACGATCCgaacaatatttattagaattattaaatgaaCAGACCAACGAtgataaaaaatggtttaaaaatacaacaacagACAAAGATAACactattgaaaatatatcaataaaaagtgaaaaagaaaatgaactTGATATCAAAGATGAGCCACATCAATTTAAGgataatgatgatgatgtaataagtgataatgataataattcaaTGATCAGTagtgatgatgataataatgataatgatgaaTTAAAAGTATTAACGGATGATAGTATTAACgtacaatataataatgataataataggtTATCGTTACGTAAAGCTCGCATTAATTGGTTACAAAGTTTAAGTACAGATCAATGtgatttaa GATTCTATGAGAATGGTAATTATCAAAGACATATGCAGCGTCATCAACGAGATGCTAAGTAA
- the LOC123297435 gene encoding cleavage and polyadenylation specificity factor subunit 4: MELIVANVDHIKFDIEVALDEQYGALPLPFPGMDKSTAAVCDFYTSAAGCQKGQSCPFRHVRGDRTIVCKHWLRGLCKKGDQCEFLHEYDMTKMPECYFYSRFNACHNKECPFLHIDPESKIKDCPWYDRGFCRHGPHCRHRHVRRVLCMNYIAGFCPDGPQCKYMHPQFDLPAAPDANAKDSKKPQVIICHYCGEIGHKISYCLKMTPEAREAAVKQEEAKLKALGYMKPPQGPPFGIPGAANGQNSENNEEMNEQQFDHPQDNPRQHNQHNQHNHHHNNQSQQNNSNNMGGNHPRMPPKPLEEVTCFKCGNKGHYANRCPKGHLAFLSQAKSNSQNLNNNR; encoded by the exons atggaaCTTATAGTAGCGAATGTTGatcatattaaatttgatattgaaGTTGCATTAGACGAACAATATGGAGCTCTACCTCTTCCATTCCCTGGAATGGATA AATCAACAGCGGCTGTTTGTGACTTTTATACATCAGCAGCCGGTTGTCAGAAAGGACAATCGTGTCCTTTTCGGCATGTTCGAGGCGATCGTACAATTGTTTGTAAACATTGGCTACGTGGATTGTGTAAAAAAGGCGATCAATGTGAATTTTTACATGAATATGATATGACTAAAATGCCggaatgttatttttattcgcGTTTTAATGCGTGCCACAATAAAGAATGTCCATTTTTACATATTGATCCGgaaagtaaaattaaagattGTCCATGGTATGATCGTGGATTTTGTCGACATGGTCCACATTGCAG ACATCGACATGTCCGTCGTGTACTTTGCATGAACTACATCGCTGGATTCTGTCCTGACGGTCCACAATGTAAATACATGCATCCACAATTTGATCTACCCGCAGCACCCGATGCGAACGCAAAAGATAGTAAAAAACCACAAGTGATTATTTGCCACTATTGTGGAGAAATCGGTCATAAAATCTCGTATTGCCTAAAAATGACCCCAGAAGCACGTGAAGCTGCTGTTAAACAAGAAGAAGCTAAATTAAAAGCATTAGGCTACATGAAACCTCCACAAGGACCTCCATTCGGTATACCGGGTGCTGCAAATGGCCAGAATTCGGAGAATAATGAGGAAATGAACGAACAACAGTTTGATCATCCTCAAGATAATCCTCGGCAGCATAATCAACATAACCAGCataatcatcatcataataatcAGTCACAACAGAATAATAGCAATAATATGGGTGGTAATCATCCACGAATGCCACCCAAACCGTTGGAAGAAGTCACATGTTTTAAGTGTGGTAATAAAGGACATTACGCGAATCGTTGTCCGAAAGGACATTTAGCATTCTTATCACAAGCTAAAAGTAATTCAcagaatttaaataacaatagataa
- the LOC123297317 gene encoding regulation of nuclear pre-mRNA domain-containing protein 1B, with amino-acid sequence MSNFSEGALIKKLAELNPSQQSIQTLSLWLIHHRKHHAAIVKVWFKELLKAKDSRKLTFMYLANDVIQNSKKKGPEFGREFGSVLRKAFEHMGQTGYNEKIKASLGRVLQIWGERGVYDPKQIKEFTQAFATPANSTAAAGGDAAPPPTKKSKTEHVDKNSNKAERKSKSPAKERKRSDSAEVTVKIDGTLETHVKLSPHTPAGDPPEPEELVRALQELENAASSDAAVRERIASLPPEVSEIGMLASLQDRESAERLSAQVSEAIGLLLDYNSRLAAELDGRKKVAAMLRDFTQAQQELLAQAEQRLEEYTEKLQKVHAIKQEVKSHIQNLPDLTQLPDVTGGLAPLPSAGDLFSI; translated from the exons atgtcaaacttTTCTGAAGgtgctttaataaaaaaattagccgAATTAAATCCTTCACAACAAAGTATTCAAACGTTATCGTTGTGGCTAATACATCATAGGAAACATCATGCAGCAATTGTCAAAGTTTGGTTCAAAGAGCTACTTAAAG cCAAAGATAGTCGAAAACTTACATTTATGTACCTTGCAAATGACGTCATACAAAACAGTAAGAAAAAAGGACCAGAATTCGGACGTGAATTTGGTAGTGTATTAAGAAAAGCCTTCGAACACATGGGACAAACTggatataatgaaaaaattaaggcAAGTTTGGGACGGGTCCTACAAATTTGGGGTGAACGTGGTGTGTACGacccaaaacaaattaaagaattcaCACAAGCATTTGCTACGCCAGCTAATAGTACTGCAGCAGCTGGTGGTGATGCTGCACCTCCACCGACTAAAAAAAGTAAGACTGAACATGtagataaaaattcaaataaagcGGAAAGGAAATCAAAATCACCGGCTAAAGAACGCAAACGATCTGATTCAGCTGAAGTTACAGTTAAa attgaTGGAACATTGGAAACACATGTTAAACTTAGTCCACACACTCCAGCAGGAGATCCACCGGAACCTGAAGAATTAGTTCGTGCTTTACAAGAATTAGAAAATGCTGCATCAAGTGATGCAGCCGTTAGAGAACGAATTGCATCACTTCCACCAGAAGTTTCGGAAATTGGAATGTTAGCATCGTtgcaag atCGAGAAAGTGCTGAACGATTAAGTGCCCAAGTGAGTGAAGCAATTGGTTTGCTACTTGATTACAATTCACGTTTAGCTGCTGAATTAGATGGTAGAAAAAAAGTTGCCGCCATGTTAAGAGATTTCACACAGGCGCAACAAGAATTACTTGCACAAGCTGAACAGCGTTTAGAG gaatacacagaaaaattacaaaaagtacaTGCGATTAAACAAGAAGTCAAATcgcatatacaaaatttaccaGATCTAACACAACTACCGGATGTAACAGGTGGTTTGGCTCCATTACCGTCTGCTGGTGATTTGTTtagtatttga